In the genome of Mycobacteriales bacterium, the window GCGGCGGGCGCCATGGCCTACCTGGTGAAGCCGTTCCAGAAGAAGGACCTGCTCCCGACGATCGAGATGGCGCTGTCGCGCTACCGCGAGCTCGTCGGCCTGGAGGCCGAGGTCGACGACCTCCAGGAACGACTCGACGCCCGGGTGGCGGTCGACCGCGCCAAGAGCGTGCTCATGACCGAGCACGGCATGAGCGAGCCGGAGGCGTTCCGCTGGATCCAGCGGCTGGCGATGGACAGGCGGATGACGATGCGGGCGGTTGCCGACGCCGTGGTCGCGGGTACGGAGCGGCCGTAAGCGGACCGTCCCAGGTCACGACATGGTTGCGGCGGCGTGTCCCGCGCTGCACAACCGCGTGCGTGAGGGGATAGGTTCGGCACTACTTACGGCGCGCCGGCGACTGCCGGCGCCCCCGGGTCCTGGAGGAGGGAGTCCGCGTGCGACAGCGCCGGCTCGTACAGCTCGTAGCACCCGTCGTCGTCGGTGGCCTCGTGCTCGCCGCCTGCGGGACGAAGAAGGAAGACACCGGGAGCGGCAACGGTGGCGGTGACAAGATCGCCAAGATCGGGGTGATCGCGCCGCTCTCCGGCGACCTCTCGGCCCTCGGCCTCGGCATCAAGAACGGCGTCGACCTCGCCATCAAGCAGGCGAACGAGGCCAAGAAGGTCCCCGGCTGGACGCTGCAGATCGCGCCCGAGGACGACACCGCGACCGCGAACGTCGGCGCGCAGGTGGCCGCCAAGCTCAAGAGCGACGCCGCCGTCGTCGGCGTCGTCGGCACGCTGAACTCCAGCGTCGCCGAGCAGGTCGCCCCGGTGCTGCAGAGCGCGA includes:
- a CDS encoding response regulator, which encodes MTTPEPPARRVLIAEDEALIRLDLREMLEEEGYDVCGEAGDGRTAVDLARELRPELVILDVKMPVLDGIAAAEEIARERIAPVVLVTAFSQRELVEKARAAGAMAYLVKPFQKKDLLPTIEMALSRYRELVGLEAEVDDLQERLDARVAVDRAKSVLMTEHGMSEPEAFRWIQRLAMDRRMTMRAVADAVVAGTERP